Proteins encoded in a region of the Prochlorothrix hollandica PCC 9006 = CALU 1027 genome:
- a CDS encoding SRPBCC family protein has translation MDASSLPLLAESLGSDGLPLTDLLSQVAIRTEALEGRRRRLEAEIWIPCGVDRVWEVLTDYEGLATFIPNLTSSRILEQEGDRVRLEQVGAERFWKLTFSAKVVLDMVTDRPQAIHFTMVQGDFKEMAGSWLLAPQVQEGQAGTRLSYHLTIHPKRTMPVKLVECHLSVGLPRNLVAIYQEVMRRKAELA, from the coding sequence ATGGACGCATCCTCTTTGCCTCTGCTTGCCGAATCCCTGGGGAGCGACGGTCTGCCCCTCACCGATCTTCTGTCCCAGGTTGCCATCCGCACCGAAGCCCTAGAGGGACGGCGGCGGCGATTGGAGGCGGAGATTTGGATTCCTTGCGGGGTCGATCGCGTCTGGGAGGTGCTGACGGATTATGAAGGCTTGGCCACCTTTATCCCCAACCTCACCAGTAGCCGGATTCTGGAGCAGGAGGGCGATCGGGTGCGCCTGGAGCAGGTGGGGGCGGAGCGCTTTTGGAAGCTTACCTTTTCCGCCAAGGTGGTCTTGGATATGGTCACCGATCGCCCCCAGGCCATCCACTTCACCATGGTGCAGGGGGACTTTAAGGAAATGGCGGGATCCTGGCTCCTGGCTCCCCAAGTCCAAGAGGGACAGGCCGGAACGCGCCTCAGCTACCACCTCACCATCCACCCCAAGCGCACCATGCCCGTGAAGTTGGTGGAGTGCCACTTAAGTGTGGGGTTGCCTCGGAACCTGGTGGCCATTTACCAAGAGGTGATGCGGCGCAAGGCTGAGCTTGCCTAG
- a CDS encoding tetratricopeptide repeat protein yields the protein MTLTHNRPQGSAAQGSPQSPRVAPPADSPLESPLSLEQLHPRALRQVQMTATGSMVLGGSSAGATAPRKLGLKQKAHLKAAYYWLHRYQVPAEATPWQRLEPYVEAHDQLAQAEARSLMGQLLAQPPALPPGGDRPGALPQPWHEQLGELGLYHQQIRVYSTALDTIEGRQRWQMLQQLGTAYGLGGQLQKATDLLQEALAELPPGEDPSLELELWHSLGYVRLMAQDLATALVCCHRQLALGEQLQDALACARAWSALARAYSDEHPRQCLRCVRKAQVYGAQLPDHQVSLSLLSSLGKSLAMLGQHESALDQGQRLLALALDQGHLYYQCAAWEILGISYVGLGDADQADSALGHALALAQQERYGYQELAVLNGLGVLYSYVLHRHSEALGYFQPALALQSAFQETPVLHCHLAQCYRWLGQIDRATFHYNQALALYPQAETSFNKAMILTLFALWHWQQGQVLRCFWTLVRCFWILPPWQSVNGALTWRRAKEVVGDSLRNWLKTWWFLGDRATEQGRS from the coding sequence ATGACCCTGACCCATAACCGTCCCCAAGGGAGCGCTGCCCAGGGTTCGCCTCAGTCCCCTAGGGTTGCGCCCCCGGCTGATTCCCCGCTGGAGTCCCCCCTGTCTTTGGAGCAGTTGCATCCCCGCGCCCTGCGGCAGGTGCAGATGACGGCAACGGGGTCCATGGTGCTGGGGGGATCCAGTGCCGGTGCCACGGCCCCCCGCAAACTGGGTCTGAAACAGAAGGCCCACCTCAAAGCGGCCTACTATTGGCTCCATCGCTACCAGGTGCCCGCCGAGGCAACCCCTTGGCAACGGCTGGAACCCTATGTGGAGGCCCATGACCAGTTGGCCCAGGCGGAGGCCCGATCGCTGATGGGGCAACTGTTGGCCCAGCCCCCCGCCCTGCCTCCCGGCGGCGATCGCCCTGGTGCTCTGCCCCAGCCCTGGCATGAACAGTTGGGGGAGTTGGGTCTGTATCACCAGCAAATCCGGGTTTATAGCACAGCCCTGGACACCATAGAGGGGCGACAGCGGTGGCAGATGTTGCAGCAACTGGGCACCGCCTATGGTTTGGGGGGACAGTTGCAGAAAGCGACCGATCTGCTGCAAGAAGCCTTGGCCGAGTTACCCCCTGGAGAGGATCCCTCCCTGGAATTGGAACTGTGGCACAGCCTAGGGTATGTCAGGCTGATGGCTCAGGATCTGGCCACTGCGCTTGTTTGTTGCCATCGTCAACTGGCCCTAGGGGAGCAACTGCAAGATGCCTTGGCCTGTGCTAGGGCTTGGTCCGCTTTGGCCCGTGCCTATTCAGATGAGCACCCCCGGCAATGCCTCCGTTGTGTGCGCAAAGCCCAGGTCTATGGGGCGCAGTTGCCTGATCATCAGGTATCCCTAAGTCTTCTATCTAGTCTGGGGAAAAGCCTCGCTATGCTGGGGCAGCATGAGTCTGCCCTTGATCAGGGTCAACGGCTCTTGGCTTTAGCCTTGGATCAGGGTCACCTCTATTACCAGTGTGCGGCCTGGGAGATCCTGGGGATCAGCTATGTGGGTTTAGGGGATGCGGATCAGGCTGACTCTGCCCTGGGTCACGCCTTGGCCCTGGCCCAGCAGGAGCGCTATGGCTACCAGGAGTTGGCGGTGTTGAATGGACTAGGTGTTCTCTATAGCTATGTCCTCCACCGTCACAGTGAAGCTTTGGGCTATTTCCAGCCTGCCTTAGCCCTACAGTCAGCCTTCCAGGAAACCCCCGTGCTCCATTGCCACTTGGCCCAGTGCTATCGCTGGTTGGGCCAGATCGATCGGGCTACGTTCCACTACAACCAGGCTCTTGCCCTCTATCCCCAGGCTGAAACCAGTTTCAACAAAGCCATGATTTTGACCCTATTTGCCCTGTGGCACTGGCAGCAGGGACAGGTTCTGCGCTGTTTTTGGACCTTGGTGCGGTGTTTCTGGATTTTGCCCCCCTGGCAGAGTGTCAATGGTGCTTTGACCTGGCGTAGAGCCAAGGAGGTGGTGGGGGATAGTCTGCGGAATTGGCTCAAAACTTGGTGGTTCCTGGGCGATCGCGCCACGGAACAGGGTCGCAGCTAG
- a CDS encoding DUF11 domain-containing protein gives MGYIDFNRDGDFGDSGEKSATVTVTANSGTADQTLSFTTPSGITTGTTYVRIRLASVQGEAEVSTGAATAGEVEDYPITILPNLVGTGPQFTCDATLKLVTGASGTSSSLHQINRGDLFPDLSDPTAFEFVKTKVLTNSQTYSINALAYNPVDNYLYGVIIQPNSGANSNIVKGGIVQIDSTGNVSFLGIPVKADGTASLVADDDDDLQARNNFIAGNNQGYPAGTFLLDGTYVVMAEEGNDRNQVPIYLLDVTTSPPQYDYKGTISGPFFDDFAVNPQDTTPNRVYGIDDQTDRLVYFSVDPLSASVTNATSGTTSDTEFTRNYGSQFFDSFGRMLFRTGDSPNNLYILNGTTGTATSLLTGPSGGRHDGTSCNSVELEKAVNPTTVAAGSTVTYTYRIANSRLTPITLTFEDSLASVNNFPGTARNESTTPVKGTFTGVFPSPPSGGSISLLDSNRTLRISSLTVPAQSIISFSADVLIDPTIAIDPGGDPDGDTNNDKTPYFNQAELTGLPSPLPASVLSDDFTTDLAADPTIITITPATATTPELLLVKRITAWLPGNGSPSTSYTSFVDDGIANNGDNDSGWPGASGGTNTYTLGVTGLEASPGDTVEYTIYFLNTGNGPATNVKICDRLSPYLTYIPTTYGIAPDYGIRLVFGNGSDTRSLTGSNDGDLGQLVGAGVDLTGTCKFLNDKGTSTPDDDTVDDVGAVQNVNGVVLVTPTGGSSPSQLEVSTGAGTPNTSYGYIRFRATVK, from the coding sequence GTGGGATATATTGACTTTAACCGGGATGGGGATTTTGGCGACAGCGGTGAGAAAAGCGCCACGGTCACGGTTACAGCCAACAGCGGCACCGCCGACCAAACCTTAAGTTTCACCACGCCATCGGGGATTACCACCGGCACAACCTACGTCCGCATTCGTTTGGCTTCTGTGCAAGGGGAAGCAGAAGTGTCCACAGGGGCCGCCACTGCCGGGGAAGTGGAGGACTATCCCATCACCATTTTGCCCAATCTAGTCGGCACAGGGCCGCAGTTTACCTGCGATGCCACTTTAAAGTTGGTCACAGGTGCCTCAGGCACAAGTTCAAGCTTGCATCAAATCAATCGGGGCGATCTCTTTCCCGACCTCAGCGATCCCACAGCCTTTGAATTTGTCAAGACTAAAGTTCTCACAAACAGCCAAACCTATTCCATCAATGCCCTAGCCTATAATCCCGTTGATAATTATCTGTATGGGGTGATTATTCAACCGAACTCTGGAGCCAATAGTAATATCGTGAAAGGAGGGATTGTCCAAATTGACTCCACTGGCAACGTTAGCTTTTTAGGAATCCCTGTCAAAGCAGATGGCACAGCTTCCCTGGTGGCTGATGATGATGATGACTTGCAAGCTCGGAATAACTTCATCGCAGGTAATAACCAGGGCTATCCAGCCGGTACGTTTTTGTTGGATGGAACCTATGTAGTCATGGCAGAGGAAGGGAATGATCGCAACCAGGTTCCTATTTACTTACTGGATGTGACCACTAGCCCTCCCCAATATGACTACAAGGGAACGATCTCGGGACCGTTCTTCGATGACTTCGCCGTCAATCCCCAAGACACCACACCGAATCGAGTTTACGGTATCGATGATCAGACCGATCGCTTAGTCTATTTTTCCGTCGATCCGTTAAGTGCCTCAGTCACCAACGCCACCAGCGGCACCACCAGCGACACGGAATTCACCCGCAACTATGGTTCTCAATTTTTTGACAGCTTTGGCCGGATGCTTTTCCGCACCGGGGATTCCCCCAATAATTTATATATCCTCAACGGCACCACTGGAACCGCGACTTCCTTGCTCACGGGTCCCAGTGGTGGTCGCCATGATGGCACCTCTTGTAACAGTGTGGAACTCGAAAAAGCCGTCAACCCAACGACCGTTGCTGCGGGTAGCACGGTCACCTATACCTATCGCATTGCTAACAGTCGCCTCACCCCCATTACCCTCACCTTTGAAGACAGTTTAGCCAGCGTTAATAATTTCCCTGGCACTGCCCGCAATGAAAGCACCACCCCCGTGAAAGGCACATTTACGGGAGTATTCCCCAGCCCCCCTAGCGGTGGTAGCATTTCCCTTTTGGATAGCAACAGAACCCTACGCATTTCGTCCTTAACTGTACCGGCCCAAAGCATTATTAGCTTTTCCGCAGATGTGTTAATTGATCCCACCATCGCGATCGATCCCGGCGGTGACCCCGATGGCGACACCAATAATGACAAGACCCCCTATTTTAACCAAGCAGAACTCACCGGTCTGCCCAGTCCCCTTCCCGCCTCGGTTCTGTCCGATGACTTCACCACAGATTTAGCCGCAGACCCCACCATCATCACCATCACCCCCGCCACCGCCACCACCCCAGAACTGCTCCTGGTGAAGCGCATCACAGCTTGGCTCCCTGGGAATGGTAGCCCCAGCACAAGCTATACCAGCTTTGTGGATGATGGCATCGCCAACAATGGAGATAATGATTCCGGTTGGCCCGGTGCCAGTGGCGGGACAAACACCTACACCCTGGGGGTAACGGGTTTAGAGGCTAGTCCCGGCGATACGGTGGAATACACCATCTATTTCCTCAATACGGGGAATGGACCGGCAACGAATGTCAAGATCTGCGATCGGCTCTCGCCCTACCTCACCTATATACCCACTACCTACGGCATCGCCCCTGATTATGGCATCCGCCTGGTTTTTGGCAATGGCAGCGATACTCGCAGTCTCACAGGGTCCAATGATGGGGACTTGGGGCAATTGGTTGGGGCAGGGGTCGATTTAACGGGCACCTGCAAGTTTCTCAATGACAAGGGTACATCTACCCCTGATGATGACACAGTGGATGATGTAGGTGCAGTCCAAAACGTGAATGGGGTTGTGTTAGTCACGCCCACGGGTGGGTCTTCGCCCAGCCAACTGGAGGTTTCAACGGGCGCGGGAACCCCCAACACGTCCTATGGTTATATTCGGTTCCGGGCGACGGTGAAGTAA
- a CDS encoding pyridoxal phosphate-dependent aminotransferase produces MKLAARIGQVSPSLTLAISAKAKAMATEGLDVCSFSAGEPDFNTPDHVKEAAKTALDEGKTRYGPAAGEPKLREAIARKLQRDNGLTYDSSQILVTNGGKQSLYNLMQVLIEPGDEVIIPSPYWVSYPDMVKLAGGTPVLVQTDASSNFKISPEQLRQAITPRTKLLVFNSPSNPTGMVYSPDEVRALAAVVVAADILVVSDEIYEKILYDGAEHLSIGAVSPEAFQRTIISNGFAKAYAMTGWRVGYLAGDPALIKAATSLQGHSTSNVCTFAQYGAIAALEGPQDCIGIMGAAFAERRKVMIDRLNAIPGFSCPTPGGAFYAFIQLDPALGLDSMDFCTTLLDQHYVATIPGVAFGASDCFRMSYATDLGTIEKGLDRLTQFVKSL; encoded by the coding sequence ATGAAACTCGCTGCCCGCATTGGTCAAGTGTCCCCTTCCCTCACATTGGCCATTTCCGCCAAAGCCAAAGCCATGGCCACCGAGGGACTCGATGTCTGTAGTTTCAGCGCGGGAGAACCCGACTTTAATACCCCGGATCATGTCAAGGAAGCAGCCAAAACAGCCCTAGACGAAGGCAAAACCCGCTATGGCCCAGCGGCAGGGGAACCCAAACTGCGGGAAGCCATCGCCCGGAAGTTGCAGCGGGACAACGGACTCACCTACGACAGCAGCCAGATTTTAGTCACCAATGGGGGCAAGCAATCCCTCTATAACCTGATGCAGGTGCTGATCGAGCCGGGGGACGAGGTGATCATTCCCAGCCCCTACTGGGTCAGCTATCCGGACATGGTGAAGCTGGCGGGGGGAACCCCGGTGTTAGTGCAAACCGATGCCAGCAGCAACTTCAAGATTTCCCCGGAGCAGTTGCGCCAAGCCATCACCCCCCGCACCAAGCTGCTGGTGTTTAATTCCCCCTCTAACCCCACGGGCATGGTCTACAGCCCCGATGAGGTGCGGGCCTTGGCGGCGGTGGTGGTGGCAGCGGATATTTTGGTGGTCTCCGATGAAATTTACGAGAAAATTCTCTACGACGGAGCCGAACACCTCAGCATCGGAGCCGTCAGCCCGGAAGCCTTCCAGCGCACCATTATCAGTAACGGGTTTGCCAAAGCCTATGCCATGACGGGCTGGCGCGTGGGCTACCTGGCGGGGGATCCGGCCCTAATCAAAGCGGCCACCTCGCTCCAGGGCCACAGCACCTCCAATGTCTGTACTTTTGCCCAATATGGGGCGATCGCGGCCCTAGAGGGTCCCCAGGACTGTATTGGAATCATGGGAGCCGCCTTTGCCGAACGGCGCAAGGTGATGATCGATCGCCTCAATGCCATTCCCGGCTTCAGTTGCCCAACACCGGGGGGGGCGTTTTATGCCTTTATTCAGTTGGATCCGGCCCTGGGTCTGGATTCTATGGACTTTTGCACCACCCTGCTAGACCAGCATTATGTAGCCACCATCCCCGGTGTCGCCTTTGGAGCCAGTGACTGTTTCCGTATGTCCTATGCCACGGATTTGGGGACGATCGAAAAAGGTCTCGATCGTCTCACCCAGTTTGTCAAAAGTCTCTAG
- a CDS encoding sulfotransferase domain-containing protein, whose translation MPILPPPLATKLHNRWRKLLTAYYHATHQEFYILSYPKTGRTWLRVLLGKLLQDLGHLPATALIQHDSFPPSWRQPPIYWSHEDAAMVLQQPYTSLSADKSSYQGKNVIILSRDLKDTLVSAYFQATKRIHVFEGSIAEFIRDDRYGSKKVLTYYQHWEQNLTVPGRIHLLRYEALHQDLDGELERLLTFLGLPATDPQLRRQAMDFASFGNLKKLEQQDHFKTEILRPGDRDDPDSFKVRQGKVGDYHNYLSPEDIAYLDDQIAAFGCSLLS comes from the coding sequence ATGCCCATCCTGCCGCCCCCCCTAGCCACCAAACTGCACAACCGTTGGCGCAAACTGCTAACGGCCTACTACCACGCCACCCACCAGGAATTTTATATCCTGTCCTACCCTAAAACCGGGAGAACGTGGCTACGGGTGCTGTTGGGCAAACTCCTCCAAGACCTGGGACATTTGCCAGCAACAGCCCTGATTCAGCATGATTCCTTTCCCCCCTCCTGGCGACAGCCCCCCATCTACTGGTCCCATGAAGATGCGGCCATGGTCTTGCAACAGCCCTACACCAGCCTCTCCGCCGATAAATCCAGCTATCAGGGTAAAAATGTCATTATTCTGAGCCGTGACCTCAAAGATACCTTGGTATCAGCCTATTTCCAGGCCACGAAGCGCATTCATGTCTTTGAGGGATCGATCGCGGAGTTTATTCGGGACGATCGCTATGGGTCCAAGAAAGTTTTGACCTACTACCAACACTGGGAACAGAACTTAACCGTACCGGGGCGGATCCATCTGCTGCGCTACGAAGCCCTGCATCAGGATCTCGATGGGGAACTGGAACGCCTACTCACGTTTCTGGGTCTGCCCGCCACCGATCCACAACTGCGCCGCCAAGCCATGGATTTTGCCTCCTTCGGCAACCTCAAGAAGTTGGAACAGCAGGACCATTTCAAAACGGAGATCCTGCGACCGGGCGATCGCGACGATCCCGACAGCTTCAAAGTCCGCCAAGGCAAAGTGGGAGACTATCACAACTACCTCAGCCCTGAAGATATCGCCTATCTGGATGACCAAATCGCGGCCTTTGGCTGTTCCCTCCTCTCCTAA
- a CDS encoding NB-ARC domain-containing protein, with protein MHGRPPIAKISNHSPPLFLGGGSRFRSTSPANPLALDSMALRSQSIHPHHLDQVRETFKQRYPSQKFWADRLSLSRDTISKFLNGKPVDRAFFHALCGDLNLDPGSITQPLPEGDRPVPPPLTLDPQDEIRWVGRADVVQELRGVLERDCRILALVGMTGIGKTALAVKLAADLEPQFQRTIALTFDTDQPSFNQLLQPILGRSAPPADTGSADPRPLVPELVQALQATPTLVLLDMVEVLLVATADGFQFKDAAFTDFLTLVLQGDAFPSRILLTSQDQPPTLAQGRYPSRSQIQRLAGLGETEALELFERWDVSPENAMEGDYLRRMIAIYEGHPLALRVMAGEMAMVPQAQKVVAYWAEFGADMEAVERLKADPNLDLWGRADRPSLDRHSINLTDLVKGRIFQTFQRLQRQDPLACLMLCMGAVYRRSVERSAWLLMVEDYVEDQDQPRLAFQPTFSRLFKGIKCLRISQTKGVKR; from the coding sequence TTGCATGGGAGACCACCGATCGCCAAAATAAGCAACCATAGTCCCCCATTGTTTCTGGGTGGGGGATCTCGGTTCCGCAGTACGTCCCCCGCTAACCCCCTAGCCCTTGACTCCATGGCCCTGCGATCGCAATCTATTCATCCCCATCACCTGGATCAGGTGCGGGAAACCTTTAAGCAACGCTATCCCAGTCAGAAATTCTGGGCCGATCGCCTAAGCCTTTCCAGGGATACCATTTCTAAATTTCTCAACGGAAAACCCGTCGATCGCGCCTTTTTCCATGCCCTCTGTGGCGATCTTAACCTCGATCCCGGCTCCATCACCCAGCCCCTGCCGGAGGGCGATCGGCCCGTTCCGCCCCCCCTCACCCTCGACCCCCAGGACGAGATCCGCTGGGTGGGACGGGCCGACGTGGTGCAAGAGTTGCGGGGGGTTTTAGAGCGGGACTGCCGGATTTTGGCCCTGGTGGGTATGACGGGCATCGGCAAAACCGCCCTAGCCGTGAAACTGGCCGCAGACTTGGAACCCCAGTTTCAGCGAACGATCGCCCTCACCTTCGACACCGACCAACCCAGCTTTAACCAACTACTCCAGCCGATTTTGGGGCGATCGGCCCCCCCCGCCGATACCGGTTCCGCTGATCCTCGCCCCCTGGTGCCGGAACTGGTGCAAGCCCTGCAAGCCACCCCCACCCTGGTGTTGTTGGACATGGTGGAAGTGCTGCTGGTGGCCACTGCCGACGGGTTTCAGTTCAAGGATGCCGCCTTTACCGACTTTTTGACCCTGGTGCTGCAAGGAGATGCTTTTCCCAGCCGCATTCTCCTCACCTCCCAGGATCAGCCCCCCACTTTGGCCCAAGGCCGTTACCCCAGCCGCAGCCAGATCCAGCGTTTGGCGGGGTTGGGGGAAACGGAAGCCCTGGAACTGTTTGAACGCTGGGATGTGTCCCCAGAGAATGCCATGGAGGGGGACTATTTGCGGCGCATGATTGCGATTTATGAGGGGCACCCCCTGGCTTTGCGGGTGATGGCGGGGGAGATGGCCATGGTGCCCCAGGCCCAGAAGGTGGTGGCCTATTGGGCAGAGTTTGGGGCAGATATGGAAGCGGTGGAACGGCTGAAGGCGGATCCAAACCTGGATCTGTGGGGACGGGCCGATCGCCCCAGCCTCGATCGCCACAGCATCAACCTGACGGATCTGGTCAAAGGTCGCATTTTCCAAACCTTTCAACGACTCCAGCGTCAGGATCCCCTGGCCTGTTTGATGTTGTGTATGGGGGCGGTCTATCGGCGATCGGTGGAACGATCGGCCTGGTTGCTGATGGTGGAGGACTATGTTGAGGATCAGGATCAGCCCCGCTTAGCGTTTCAACCCACATTCAGCAGGTTGTTCAAAGGGATAAAATGTTTAAGAATTTCACAAACAAAAGGGGTTAAGAGATGA
- a CDS encoding YqiA/YcfP family alpha/beta fold hydrolase, whose translation MTAYFYLHGFASSPRSAKAKYFRDRFRSRGLTLQIPDLNQGDFSHLTLTRQIQQVEQLLPPDEPAVLLGSSLGGLTAAWVAQRQPQVIQVVLLAPAFDFRTHWRRQLGETALAQWHTTGWRSQFHYGEGQFVPLHSEFWRDCGHYETAGLGRSLPTYIAHGRYDDTIPPQASEEFARSRPWVHLDLLDSDHSLGNQVFQIWQAIQVFCDLPPAPLGAQSLPD comes from the coding sequence ATGACGGCCTACTTCTACCTCCATGGCTTCGCCTCCAGCCCCCGATCGGCCAAAGCCAAGTATTTCCGCGATCGCTTCCGTAGCCGAGGGCTGACCCTCCAGATTCCAGACTTGAACCAAGGGGACTTTAGCCACCTGACCCTAACGCGGCAAATCCAGCAGGTGGAGCAATTGTTACCCCCCGATGAGCCGGCGGTGTTGCTGGGATCCAGCTTGGGGGGGTTGACGGCGGCTTGGGTGGCCCAACGCCAGCCCCAGGTAATCCAGGTGGTGCTGTTGGCTCCTGCCTTTGATTTCCGGACCCATTGGCGGCGGCAGTTGGGGGAAACGGCCCTGGCCCAGTGGCACACCACCGGCTGGCGCTCCCAGTTCCACTATGGGGAAGGCCAATTTGTGCCCCTCCACTCTGAGTTTTGGCGGGACTGTGGCCACTATGAAACGGCGGGGCTGGGGCGATCGCTGCCCACCTACATCGCCCATGGCCGCTATGATGACACCATCCCCCCCCAGGCCAGTGAAGAGTTTGCCCGATCGCGGCCCTGGGTGCACCTGGATCTCCTGGACAGTGATCATAGCCTGGGGAATCAAGTCTTCCAGATTTGGCAAGCCATTCAGGTCTTCTGTGATTTACCCCCGGCTCCCTTGGGTGCTCAATCTCTCCCGGACTGA
- a CDS encoding glutamate-5-semialdehyde dehydrogenase — protein sequence MTSVDSVQFNLESSLYQAYQASLVLGDLQGRDRSRALKHMAHALDSAKDEILEANTLDLEACEDMAVPDLIRDWLRLTPERLQGVVQMLEDLSVMVDPLEQGIATLSSGNGQTQAFTQLVPLGVVAFVYESLPALGAIAAGLCLRSGNSIILRGSADASQSNTAIAHALQRGLEAADLSPACITHLGAEQGSVLRDLLVKSQWVNLVIPYGRPSLVAKVEQSATAPVLKTGIGNCYLYWAASGQLDMVQWMIQDSYATEPDPVNAIEKVLINRDVSATMVRLLWESLKTAGFQVRVDQAFGTEPSDLETVDPAEWSQPYLSRTIAFRPVPSLDAAVQWINAHSSSHADCIATESYAESQEFCQKMNSATVYVNTSPRFCRNPSQSSQLALGMSNQKGHRRGPIGLTTLTTVKTIILGSGQVNP from the coding sequence ATGACATCTGTGGATTCGGTGCAATTTAATTTGGAAAGCAGCCTTTACCAGGCTTACCAGGCCAGCCTAGTGCTGGGGGATCTCCAGGGCCGCGATCGCAGTCGAGCACTGAAACACATGGCCCATGCCCTGGACTCTGCCAAGGATGAGATCCTGGAGGCCAACACCCTCGATCTGGAAGCCTGTGAAGATATGGCGGTGCCGGACTTAATTCGGGATTGGCTGCGGCTGACCCCAGAGCGCTTGCAGGGGGTGGTGCAAATGCTGGAGGATCTCAGCGTCATGGTCGATCCCTTAGAACAGGGAATCGCCACCCTGTCCTCTGGCAATGGCCAAACCCAAGCCTTTACCCAACTGGTACCCCTGGGGGTGGTGGCCTTTGTCTATGAATCGTTGCCCGCCCTGGGGGCGATCGCCGCCGGACTCTGTCTGCGCAGCGGTAACAGCATTATTTTGCGGGGCAGTGCCGATGCTAGCCAGTCCAACACCGCCATTGCCCATGCCCTCCAGCGGGGCTTGGAAGCCGCCGACCTGTCCCCCGCCTGTATTACCCACCTGGGGGCGGAGCAGGGCAGTGTGCTGCGGGATTTATTAGTGAAAAGCCAATGGGTGAATTTGGTCATTCCCTACGGTCGGCCCAGCTTAGTGGCGAAGGTGGAGCAGTCTGCCACGGCCCCGGTGCTGAAAACAGGCATTGGCAACTGTTACCTCTACTGGGCTGCATCGGGGCAATTGGACATGGTGCAGTGGATGATTCAGGATAGCTACGCCACGGAACCGGATCCCGTGAATGCGATCGAGAAAGTTTTGATTAACCGCGATGTCAGTGCAACCATGGTGCGGTTGTTGTGGGAAAGCTTGAAAACGGCGGGATTTCAGGTACGGGTAGATCAAGCCTTTGGCACAGAACCCAGCGACCTGGAGACAGTGGATCCGGCGGAATGGTCCCAGCCTTACCTCAGCCGCACGATCGCCTTTCGTCCCGTACCCAGCTTGGATGCAGCAGTCCAGTGGATCAATGCCCACAGTAGTTCCCACGCCGATTGCATTGCCACAGAGTCCTATGCCGAAAGCCAAGAATTTTGCCAGAAAATGAATAGTGCAACGGTTTATGTCAATACATCACCCCGCTTTTGCCGCAATCCCAGCCAAAGCAGTCAGTTAGCCCTGGGAATGTCTAACCAAAAAGGACATCGGCGCGGTCCCATTGGCTTAACAACGTTAACAACGGTTAAAACGATTATTTTAGGCAGTGGGCAGGTGAACCCATGA